ATTTCCTTATCTATTGCTTGCTGCATATAATTGACAGATTCGTCGCAGTTATTAGCAATATCAATTTTTAGCGTTTGATTTTCTTTTTTAGTCGCAAGTAATGTGTTTTGATAGCCTTCAATAATAATTGGGTGATCGTCTGTCATTAAAATACGAATAGTCTCTTCCATTTTAGTTATAAGTTTAGGTTAGATTGGGATTTTAATTGTAATTGTTGTGCCATTATCTTTTTCAGAAACAATATCCAATTCACCATTAAATTCTGAAACGCGTGAATACATATTTTTTAAACCAATACCTTTCTTCGCTTTTTGCGAATCAAAGCCAGACCCATCATCAGCAATTTGCAACCAAATTACATTTTTTTTCATATTAAAACTAATATCTACACGATTGGCATTGGCATGTTTAAAGATATTTTGAAGCGACTCCTGTAACATTCGATAAATATGAATTTTGGTTTTATTGGAAATATCTTCCCAAGAAATGTCCGTATCACTAAATAGTGAATAGGTTAATTTATGTGCTTTGGTCTGTGCCGCTATTAGGGTTTCAATAATATCAGGATAACCAGATTTGGATATAAAATCGGTATTTAATTCATGTGAAACGTCACGGATATCTTGTTCAATTGTTTTTAATTCTTGGATATAGTTTTCCCGCGTTTGAATAGCCTCCTCTGTAGAAATCATATTCAAACTATCTAGGCTTAATCGGGTTCCAAAAAGGCGTCCTAGAATACCATCATGTAAATCTTGAGAGATACGCTTTTTCTCATTGGTTCGTGCTTCATCCACTTTATCCTGTTGTGAAAGCATGAGGTTATAAATTTCCTCATTGGCTTCCTGTTGCTGCTGCACAAGCCTTAACTCCTTGTTTTTAGCGCGTTGGGTAACAATTATATATACTAACACAAATGTAATTAATAAACCCGCAGACAATATCATGAGCCATAAGCGTTCTCGAGAAATTTGTTGATTTTCAAGTTCTACTTGCTCGGTTTCAAATTCTATGCGCGCAAATTTATTACGAATAGCCCGTTCTTTGTTTACTAAACTATCATTTAGATGAATGTATTCATTTAAATAGTTTACAGCTTGTTCCGGGCTTTCAATTTTTGATTTGAGCAATAAGGCATTTAAAGTAACATCGTTTATTAATGATTCCTTTCCTCGAGTATAGGCAATATTTGCATAATTTAAAGCGGTGTCCAGAATGCCTTCATCTAAATAAAATTCAGAAGTATTTAAAGCAACCGACATACGACTTAACTCGCTATTCAGACTATCACTAATGCGGTACGCTTCATGCAACATTCTTTTAATCTCTGAAGAATTAGAAGCACCATTTTTATGTTTTAAGAGTGCATAATCCCCCAAAATAAGCGCATAATTTGCAGGCTCTTGCTGTAAGACATTTTCATTTTCAAACAACTCTTCATAAATAGCCAAACTTTTATCAAACTGATTGAGCTCTTTATATATAAGGGCTATATTACTTTTAGAGTATAATGTATAGAGAAAATTATCTTTAATTTTATCACTAAAGGATAAAGCTTTGTTGTGGTATTCAATGGCTTTATCAAATTGCTTTAGTTCATCAGAGGCAATGGCAACTAGATTATATAAGCCCCATAAATTCCCTAAAACATACTCATTTTTAGGCATAGTTTGATATAAACGAATAGCTTTAAAGGCATTGCTTTCACACCCTACATAATCGCGCTCTTCAAACTGAATATTTGCCATAGAAGTTACAGCGCTAGCTTGATCTTTAACCATATTCAGTGCATCAAAATATTTAGAGGCATTGTAGTAATAGGTATACGAACTATCTGTTTGAAATTTTTCTGAATGGTACCAACCAAACACATTATTAATATAGGCTAATGCCAATGTATCTTTAACTTTATTGGCAAGCTTGAGGTTTTCATGGTTTATGTGGAATAGCGAATCCAACTCAAACTGACGCAAATATAAAGTGGCTAATTGGCGTTTAGATTTTAAAATGGTTGTATCTCGACCTACTTTCTCTGAAAATACTATGGCTTTTTTTATAAAGCTGACACGCTGATCCAAGTCATAAGCATCATTATTGGATAATGCGCGATAGTGGTTAACACTGTCTAAAAGTTTATTTTCAGAAACTTGTTGCGCATATAAAAATGAGCAAAAAAAGATGGCAAAAAAGAAAGGTGTTTTTTTTAAAAACATAATAGCGCTTCAAGTCTACTCAAATTTATAATTTTTTCTGACACCAATAGCCTCGTAACCCATATAAGTCTGTAATGAATATGGAAAACAAAGAAAACCCTCTATTTTAGAGGGTTTTATCAATATAATGTAGTTTTTTTTATCCGTTGCTTGGAAGTTCCTTTCCTTTTTTCACATGCCTTTTCGTTTGAAAAGCGTAGGTGAAATCTTCTTTTTGAGAAACTTGCTCCTCATTGGTTGGATTGGTTGTTTCTTTTTGAATTGTTAGACCTGTAAGTGTCATACAAAAAATAGCTGCTACTAAAGTAATTTTAAGGGTTTTCATGTTAGGGTATTTAGGGTTAAATTATTTACTATTAAATTTTAGTTAGTTTAAAAATCACTGTCGAGGGATGATGGATTAATAACCTTAAATTATGTTGCAACATAAAAATGCTACAAACTATAAAATGTAAACATGAGGGAAAAGACACATCGTGTCTCAAAAATGGAATAATTAACCTTAATAAGCTGAAAAAATCGATTTAGGGACTTATTTAAGGACTGTAAAAGTAATACAATATATTAAAAATAAAGTAAAAATACGATTAAACGTAATATTTTATCGACTAAAACCATGTTTCGAGTCTTTTTCTTACAATAAATTGTTAATAAATATGGTAAAACTTCTTCAATTTGTAAGAAAAAACGTTTGCAATTCTTTATTTTATTATAAACTAAATTGTAACTAACTTGTAGCGTCAAATTAGCATATGAAATCACTTTACAATAGGTTTATTAGTTTTATAAACACCATTCAAGGTAAAATTGCCTTTTACCCAACGTTATTTAGCATATTTGGTTTTAGCTTCGCTATGCTGATGCTCTTTTTAGAAAAGGAAGGTATTTCAGCTTATATAATTGAGCACATACCACAATTAGTTATAAATAATGCGGATACCGCTAAAACACTTTTAAGTTTTTTAACAGGCGGCATTATATCTATCATGGTTTTTAGTTTTTCCATGGTAATGGTTTTATTGAACCAAGCTTCTAGTAATTTCTCACCTCGTGTTTTACCCGGCTTAATATCCAATAGAAACCACCAATATGTATTAGGTATCTATTTAGCCACCATTTTATACAACACCTTCACGTTGGTTGGTATTAATCCTTTGGAAAATGACAAATATCAATTGCCAGGATTTTCCGTGCTTATTGGTATTATTCTAACGGTAGTGTGTTTAGGTAGTTTTCTATATTTTATACATTCTATATCTCAATCTATTCAGGTTAATAATATTTTAGATGGCATTTACAAAAAAGCTAAATCCCGATTAGAATACCTATTAGAAAAAGAGTCTGAAACAGCACCGTCATTTCCTGACGCATCGGAATGGACCTCTTATTTTAGTTCCGAAACGGGTTATTTTCAAAATATTGCTATTCCAAATTTGGTAGATATTTGCAAAGAAGAATCTATTCAATTAAAAATCTTGCCAATCCAAGGCGTTTTTGTTTTGAAAGGCGTTCCAATCATACAAGTAAGTAAAGATATAGATGACGCATTAGTAAAAGACATATTATCAAATTTCAATTTTGCGAAAGGTGAATTTGTAGAAGATAATTATGCACTGGCTTTTAAGCAAATTACAGAAATTGGCATGAAAGCAATGTCTCCAGGCATTAACGATCCAGGGACAGCCAT
Above is a window of Bizionia sp. M204 DNA encoding:
- a CDS encoding sensor histidine kinase, encoding MFLKKTPFFFAIFFCSFLYAQQVSENKLLDSVNHYRALSNNDAYDLDQRVSFIKKAIVFSEKVGRDTTILKSKRQLATLYLRQFELDSLFHINHENLKLANKVKDTLALAYINNVFGWYHSEKFQTDSSYTYYYNASKYFDALNMVKDQASAVTSMANIQFEERDYVGCESNAFKAIRLYQTMPKNEYVLGNLWGLYNLVAIASDELKQFDKAIEYHNKALSFSDKIKDNFLYTLYSKSNIALIYKELNQFDKSLAIYEELFENENVLQQEPANYALILGDYALLKHKNGASNSSEIKRMLHEAYRISDSLNSELSRMSVALNTSEFYLDEGILDTALNYANIAYTRGKESLINDVTLNALLLKSKIESPEQAVNYLNEYIHLNDSLVNKERAIRNKFARIEFETEQVELENQQISRERLWLMILSAGLLITFVLVYIIVTQRAKNKELRLVQQQQEANEEIYNLMLSQQDKVDEARTNEKKRISQDLHDGILGRLFGTRLSLDSLNMISTEEAIQTRENYIQELKTIEQDIRDVSHELNTDFISKSGYPDIIETLIAAQTKAHKLTYSLFSDTDISWEDISNKTKIHIYRMLQESLQNIFKHANANRVDISFNMKKNVIWLQIADDGSGFDSQKAKKGIGLKNMYSRVSEFNGELDIVSEKDNGTTITIKIPI
- a CDS encoding DUF2254 domain-containing protein, with translation MKSLYNRFISFINTIQGKIAFYPTLFSIFGFSFAMLMLFLEKEGISAYIIEHIPQLVINNADTAKTLLSFLTGGIISIMVFSFSMVMVLLNQASSNFSPRVLPGLISNRNHQYVLGIYLATILYNTFTLVGINPLENDKYQLPGFSVLIGIILTVVCLGSFLYFIHSISQSIQVNNILDGIYKKAKSRLEYLLEKESETAPSFPDASEWTSYFSSETGYFQNIAIPNLVDICKEESIQLKILPIQGVFVLKGVPIIQVSKDIDDALVKDILSNFNFAKGEFVEDNYALAFKQITEIGMKAMSPGINDPGTAISTIDYLTELFALRLKKNDKTIITSDNEPLIDVTTTNFKELIYQVMVSYRTYCKHDMTCIQKLFIMFKYLLLQEAHLPEYHDALVAEAKLLYQDTQKSITNSTDLRRIEALYQDLTA